The Pristiophorus japonicus isolate sPriJap1 chromosome 31, sPriJap1.hap1, whole genome shotgun sequence genome has a segment encoding these proteins:
- the LOC139240429 gene encoding nectin-2-like: protein MKPVILQCLLSSVWPIISTMAYADSRVTIHVLESVTGYTEQAVVLPCRLTSPHTQLVVVDITWKKVGEPVNVAVHSPTLGTNYPAQPNAGRIHFCRHSPHGTTLVISNVSRSDAGVYVCYWTTFPQGTFSNKTTLDVFDTMPITYGKFIILGLICVVLVLGLLLITGILVKLKNKQNQAAECNAFGLEMDECCREIVYASLNLHQKAGCTPPRNGPSEDIVYGAVKQN, encoded by the exons ATGAAACCGGTGATTCTCCAGTGTTTACTCTCCAGTGTATGGCCCATTATCAGCACCATGGCTTACG CCGACAGTCGAGTGACGATACATGTGTTGGAGTCGGTGACCGGCTACACGGAACAGGCAGTGGTACTGCCCTGTCGGTTAACCAGTCCACACACACAACTGGTGGTGGTGGACATCACGTGGAAGAAGGTTGGCGAACCTGTAAATGTGGCGGTGCACAGTCCCACACTGGGAACCAACTACCCAGCGCAGCCCAATGCCGGTCGCATACATTTCTGCCGCCACTCTCCACACGGCACTACTCTTGTGATCAGCAACGTGAGCAGAAGTGATGCCGGGGTCTATGTCTGCTACTGGACAACCTTTCCGCAGGGAACATTTTCAAACAAAACCACCCTGGACGTTTTCG ataCTATGCCCATAACGTATGGAAAGTTTATTATCCTTGGCTTGATATGTGTTGTGTTGGTGCTGGGACTGCTTCTAATAACAGGCATACTTGTGAAACTGAAGAACAAGCAAAATCAAG CTGCTGAATGCAATGCCTTCGGGTTGGAAATGGATGAG TGTTGCCGTGAGATTGTGTACGCCTCCCTGAATTTACACCAGAAAGCAGGATGTACCCCGCCGAGAAATGGTCCCAGTGAAGACATTGTGTACGGCGCGGTCAAACAAAACTAG